Proteins encoded within one genomic window of Citricoccus muralis:
- a CDS encoding MBL fold metallo-hydrolase, with protein MLLERIYDEDLAQASYFIGCQARGEAIVVDARRDITDYLDLAEQQGMRIVAVTETHIHADYLSGTRELAAATGAEIYVSGEGGADWQYGFDAHRLYDGSSITLGNITVQARHTPGHTPEHLIFLITDGAFADEPGYMISGDFVFAGDLGRPDLLDEAAGGVDTRFEGARQLFKSLQEVFLPLPDHLQVYPGHGSGSACGKALGALPSTTVGYERRHAWWGTYLADNDEKGFIDELLDGQPDAHAYFGRMKKENREGPALLGKREALSELPIEQVRAQLQRDAITFVDTRSPAEVHQGTVAGSLNIPHGSKTVTYAAWAYNPETDDRPLVLLAPNQETAQSIADSLLRVGIDQTSGYVTTIDGLPEFVPPTIAVENLEDVDRAALLDVRQRGEFAAGHIPGAKQLSAARVLWHQDQLPASGPIVTYCQSGMRNTVAASALRRAGHDIIELEGSYNAWIAQNSTPTT; from the coding sequence GTGCTACTTGAACGGATTTATGACGAGGACCTCGCTCAAGCCAGCTACTTCATCGGTTGCCAGGCACGGGGCGAAGCAATCGTCGTCGATGCACGCCGCGACATCACCGACTACCTCGACCTTGCCGAGCAACAGGGCATGCGGATCGTCGCGGTCACCGAAACCCACATCCACGCGGACTATCTCTCCGGCACTCGCGAATTGGCCGCAGCTACGGGCGCCGAGATCTACGTCTCCGGCGAGGGCGGCGCAGACTGGCAGTACGGGTTCGACGCGCATCGCCTCTATGACGGCAGCAGCATCACGCTCGGCAACATCACCGTCCAGGCGCGCCACACTCCCGGACACACCCCCGAGCATCTGATTTTCCTCATCACCGACGGCGCCTTTGCCGACGAACCTGGCTACATGATCTCCGGAGACTTCGTGTTCGCAGGTGACCTGGGCCGTCCCGATCTGCTCGATGAAGCCGCGGGCGGCGTCGACACCCGATTCGAAGGTGCCCGTCAGCTTTTCAAAAGCCTCCAGGAGGTGTTCCTGCCCCTGCCCGACCACCTCCAGGTCTACCCGGGCCACGGTTCGGGCAGCGCCTGCGGCAAGGCTCTGGGGGCGCTGCCCTCCACCACCGTCGGATACGAGCGCAGGCACGCATGGTGGGGCACGTACCTGGCGGACAACGATGAGAAAGGCTTCATTGACGAGCTCCTCGACGGCCAACCCGATGCTCACGCCTACTTCGGACGGATGAAGAAGGAGAACCGCGAAGGCCCCGCCCTCCTCGGCAAACGCGAGGCACTGTCCGAACTCCCCATCGAACAGGTCCGCGCCCAGCTGCAGCGCGACGCGATCACCTTCGTCGACACCCGCTCACCCGCTGAGGTACACCAGGGCACCGTGGCCGGTTCCCTCAACATCCCGCACGGATCCAAAACAGTCACCTATGCAGCGTGGGCATACAACCCCGAGACTGATGATCGGCCGCTCGTCCTGTTGGCCCCGAATCAAGAAACCGCCCAGTCCATCGCAGACAGCCTACTGCGCGTCGGCATCGATCAGACCAGCGGCTACGTCACCACGATCGACGGATTACCTGAATTCGTGCCGCCAACCATCGCTGTCGAGAACCTCGAGGACGTCGACAGGGCCGCCCTCCTGGATGTGCGCCAACGCGGCGAATTCGCGGCGGGCCATATCCCCGGTGCGAAGCAACTCAGCGCAGCACGCGTCCTGTGGCATCAGGACCAGTTGCCAGCGTCCGGCCCCATCGTGACGTACTGCCAATCCGGCATGCGCAACACCGTGGCGGCCAGCGCTCTGCGTCGAGCCGGCCACGACATCATCGAACTCGAAGGCAGCTACAACGCCTGGATTGCCCAGAACTCCACCCCGACCACGTGA
- a CDS encoding metal-sensitive transcriptional regulator encodes MAVGNAEAQRKIINRLKRARGQLDGVISSAESGGNCRDVVTQLSAVSSALDRAGFAIIATAMKDCIADPEGTNREDNITAEELEKLFLTLS; translated from the coding sequence ATGGCCGTCGGCAACGCAGAAGCTCAACGAAAGATCATCAATCGGCTGAAGCGAGCGCGCGGTCAGCTGGATGGCGTGATCAGCTCAGCGGAGAGCGGCGGGAACTGCCGCGACGTCGTCACCCAGCTCTCGGCCGTGTCCTCGGCCTTGGACCGTGCCGGATTCGCGATCATTGCAACAGCTATGAAGGATTGCATCGCCGACCCCGAGGGCACGAACCGAGAGGACAACATCACCGCGGAAGAGCTAGAAAAACTCTTCCTTACGCTGTCCTGA
- a CDS encoding APC family permease, whose product MTTTMEQQTHHAGEFKRSVSKAGIFFLGFGSMIGFGWIVLTGGWIEDAGAGGAIIAFLIGGAIMALVGLVYGELASALPFAGGEHNYLMRGMGPRMALIGSWGIIGGYITVSMFQSVAVPRAATYLFPQLQQIPMYEVAGEPVFLTWALIGAVTSVLLTWLNIRGIKNSSLFQNSVVMFLIIVALVMAVATVFGGKVENVEPFFTGGSVGIVAVLVVVPFLFIGFDVIPQSAEEANVSPRALGKLIVLSVVMATIFYMLIVTTTSLAAPTSEIINFDLATGDALAYMLGHAFWGKLVIAGGLAGVVTTWNAFMIGASRLLWAMAKSGMIPAWFGVMHPKNATPVNALLFVGALTTVAPFFGLAMLDWAVEAGGPSIVLTYMMVAIVFLVLRRREPGLDRPMRVGRPGNEWTGRIVGVLAVVSTAGMLVLYLPGLPAFMAPESWLILAGWWILGMLFVLKLPSGIKAGPGAEERLLAALASRRQK is encoded by the coding sequence ATGACAACGACGATGGAGCAGCAGACTCACCACGCCGGTGAATTCAAGCGCAGCGTCAGCAAGGCCGGAATCTTCTTCCTCGGCTTCGGTTCCATGATCGGCTTCGGCTGGATCGTGCTCACCGGCGGCTGGATCGAAGACGCCGGCGCCGGCGGCGCGATCATCGCGTTCCTGATCGGCGGGGCGATCATGGCATTGGTCGGGTTGGTCTATGGCGAGCTGGCCTCCGCCCTGCCCTTCGCCGGCGGCGAGCACAACTATCTGATGCGTGGCATGGGGCCGCGCATGGCTCTGATTGGCTCTTGGGGCATCATCGGCGGGTACATCACCGTCTCGATGTTCCAGTCGGTGGCGGTGCCGCGCGCGGCGACCTACCTGTTCCCGCAGCTGCAGCAGATCCCCATGTACGAGGTGGCCGGTGAACCGGTGTTCCTCACGTGGGCGCTCATCGGCGCGGTGACCTCCGTCCTCTTGACCTGGCTGAATATCCGGGGCATAAAGAACTCGTCGCTGTTCCAGAACTCGGTGGTGATGTTCCTGATCATCGTCGCCCTGGTGATGGCCGTGGCCACCGTGTTCGGAGGCAAGGTCGAGAACGTGGAGCCCTTCTTCACCGGCGGCTCGGTGGGCATCGTTGCGGTGCTCGTGGTGGTGCCCTTCCTGTTCATCGGCTTCGACGTCATCCCCCAGTCGGCGGAGGAAGCCAACGTCTCCCCGCGAGCACTGGGCAAGCTGATTGTGCTCTCCGTGGTGATGGCGACGATCTTCTACATGTTGATCGTGACCACCACCTCCCTGGCGGCACCGACCAGCGAGATCATCAACTTCGACCTCGCCACCGGCGACGCCCTGGCCTACATGCTCGGCCACGCCTTCTGGGGCAAGCTCGTCATCGCCGGCGGTCTGGCCGGTGTGGTGACCACGTGGAACGCGTTCATGATCGGCGCCTCTCGCCTGCTGTGGGCGATGGCGAAATCCGGCATGATCCCCGCCTGGTTCGGCGTGATGCACCCGAAGAACGCGACCCCGGTCAACGCGCTGCTCTTCGTGGGCGCGCTGACCACCGTGGCCCCGTTCTTCGGACTGGCCATGCTGGACTGGGCGGTGGAGGCCGGCGGCCCGAGCATCGTGCTGACCTACATGATGGTGGCCATCGTGTTCCTGGTGCTGCGCCGCCGTGAACCAGGCCTGGATCGTCCGATGCGCGTCGGCCGCCCAGGCAACGAGTGGACCGGACGCATCGTGGGTGTGCTGGCTGTGGTGTCGACCGCGGGCATGCTGGTCCTCTACCTGCCAGGTCTGCCGGCCTTCATGGCACCGGAGTCGTGGCTGATTTTGGCCGGCTGGTGGATCCTGGGCATGCTGTTCGTGCTCAAGCTCCCGTCCGGCATCAAGGCTGGCCCCGGTGCCGAGGAGCGGTTGCTGGCAGCCTTGGCCTCGCGACGCCAGAAGTAG